GGGCGTGTACTTAGCCGTAATGTAGATCTTGGCCAAGTAGTTAGCGAAAACACAGAGCTTGCTACTATTTACGCTATCGACAGTGTTGAGATTCGCTTACCAATTAAAAATAAAGATCTTTCGTTTATCAGTTTGCCAGAACAATTTAGAGATGGCTCTAAAAATCAAGCCGGCTCACTGGTTAAATTTAAATCAGACTTAGTTGGCGAGCAAACTTGGCAAGGGCAAATAATCCGTACAGAAGGCGCTATAGATGAAGGCGCACAGCAACTTTATATTGTGGCGCAAATTAACGACCCTTATAAAGCGACTGCTAATAATCAATATCCAATTAAAATAGGCCAATACATTACAGCGCAAATTAGCGGTAAAACGGTACCTAATGCGTTAATTATTCCTAACAGCACAATTTACCAAGGTAGCTATGTTTACGTGGTAGAAAATGGTTTGCTTAAGCGTAAAAACATTACACTTGCATGGCAAAATGCCACGCAAGCAATGATAAAAACAGGGCTAAACCCGGGTGATAGATTAGTAGTTACACCGCTTGGGCAAGTAAGCTCGGGCACCGCAGTGAGCATTTTAGGCGAAACAGAAACGCAAAATATGCGCCCTAAAGGCAATGGACAAGGCAAAGGTAAGCGCCCCTCGCGCGAGCAACTTGAACAAAAAGCAAAAGAGCAGGGCATTAGCGTTGAAGAGCTAATAAAAAAACGCCGTGCAGCGCAAGGAGATAAGCCATGATTGCTTGGTTTACCAAAAACCATGTAGCGGCTAACTTATTACTTATAACCTTGCTGCTAACGGGTTTGTTTAGCTTATCGAGCCAAATTCCGCTTGAAGTGTTTCCATCGTTTGAAACCGACCGTATCAGCGTAAGCGTTACCTTGCGTGGCTCAACCCCTGAAGATGTAGAGCAAGGGGTGACCATTCGCATAGAAGAAGCGGTTCAAGATTTAGAAGGCATAGAGCAAATTTCTAGCCGTTCGTCTGAGGGCTCTGCTTCGGTAACGATAGAAGTAGAAAGTGGGTACGACCCACGTGAGTTATTAGCCGATATAAAAAGCCGAGTTGATGCAATAAACACTTTTCCGGCCGATGCTGAAAAACCAATTGTGGCACTAGCAGAGCGCAAGCGAGAAGTAATTGCGGTTACTGTATCGAGCGATTACGGGGAAAAAGAAACCCTAGAATACGCTGAGCAAGTGCGCGATGACATTTTACGCCTACCTAATGTAACGCAAGTAGAGCTAAGCGGTGTACGCGATTACGAACTTGCCATAGAAGTAAGCCAAGATACCTTACGCCAATACAATTTGACCCTGGCGCAAATATCAACAGCCGTGGCTAAATCAAGCTCAGATATATCTGCCGGTAATTTAAAAACCGAAGGTGGCGATGTACTTATAAGCTCAAAGGGGCAAGCTTACCGTAAAGACGAATTTGCCAATATTGTGGTTAAAAACCAAAGAGATGGCACGGTTATTCGCTTAGGTGATATTGCCATTATTAACGATGACTTTGAAGAAACCCCAGTACGTACACGCTTTAATGGCAAACAAGCCGCTTTTATTGATGTATACCGCATCGGCCCACAAAGCGCGATTGATGTAGCAGATGATGTAAAAAACTACATAGAGGATCACCAGAGCTCATTACCTCAAGGTTTTGCACTTAGCTATTGGGACGACGACTCGCAAGTAGTAAAAAGCCGTATTGCAACGTTAACCAGTAGCGCCCTACAAGGGGGCATTTTGGTGCTGGCGTTACTGACCTTGTTTTTACGCCCAGCTATAGCCTTTTGGGTATTTATTGGTATTCCTGTTTCATTTATGGGCGCATTTATTGCGATGCCTATTTTTGGTGTCACCCTTAATATAATGAGCTTATTTGGCTTTATTTTAGTGCTGGGTATTGTTGTAGATGATGCCATAGTAACGGGGGAGAACGTTTATACCCACCTAAAAACCGCTGAGTCGGGCGAACAAGCTGCTATTTTAGGCACGCAAGAAGTGGCAACGCCGGTTACGTTTGGCGTGTTAACAACAGTGGCTGCCTTTTTACCTTTAGCGTTTATTGAAGGTGCACGCGGAGCTTTATTTGCACAAATTCCGGTGGTGGTTATTCCGGTATTACTGTTCTCGTTAATTGAGTCTAAGTTTGTGCTACCTGCTCATTTAAAATACATAAAACTTCGTAATCAAAAAACAAAATCATCAAAGCTTGAAGTACTTCAGCAGCGTTTTGCAGACGGATTTGAAAGCGCTATTTTAAAGTACTACCAACCTATTTTATCAAAAGGGTTACGTTATAAATTAGCCACGGTGAGTTTGTTTGTTGGCGTGTTTTTTATTATTTTAACCATGATCACCAGCGGTTGGACTAAGTTTGTGTTTTTTCCGCGTATTCCAAGCGAAACCGTGCGTGTTACATTAACCTTGCCAACAGGCACACCGTTTGAAGTTACCAATAAATATGTAATGGATATGTCGCAAAAAGCGCAGCTATTACAAGATAAATACCGCGATGAAGACACCGGCGAAAGCGTTATCTTAAACATTTTAGCCTCTACAGGTGGGCGCGGTGGCGTGTCTAATTCAGGCAGTGTGCGCTTTGAAATAACACCAGCTGAGAGCCGCGACTCTGACATTGGCTCGCGCGAGTTAGTAAGCGAGTGGCGTGATTTAATTGGTATTATTCCAGGGGCCGAAAGCTTAACCTTTAGAGCCGAAATTGGGCGCAGCTCTGACCCTATTGACGTGCAGCTAAGTGGCACATCGCTTGATACACTACAAAAAATAGCCGAAAGCGTTAAAACGCGTTTAAGCACGTACCCAACGGTATTTGATATTGCCGATAGCATGTCGGATGGTAAAGAAGAGCTGCAAATAGAGCTTACCGAGCAAGGCTTTGCCTTGGGCTTAAACCGAGTAGATGTAGCAAACCAAGTACGTAACTCGTTTTTTGGCTCGCAAGTACAGCGTATTCAGCGCGGCCGTGACGATGTACGTGTTATGGTACGCCTACCTATTGAAGAGCGCCGCTCTGTAGCCGACTTACAAAACATACTGATCACTACACCTACAGGTGGTTCGGTGCCACTTTCGCATGTAGCTACATTAATTGCAGGGCAAAGCCCATCTACAATTAACCGTATAGATCGTTACCGCACACTTAACGTGACCGCCGACATAGAAAAAAGCAATACCAACATGACCGCGCTGCAAGCCGACCTAACTGAGTATTTAGATGAACTAATGCAGCAATACCCAGGTGTTGATTACAAGCTAGAAGGTGAAGCTAAAGAGCAAAGGGAGTCGTTTGGTTCACTGGCTTGGGCATTATTATTTGTATTTTTTATTATTTATTCACTATTAGCTATACCGCTTAAATCGTACATGCAGCCATTAATTGTAATGAGCGTAATACCGTTTGGCATGATAGGCGCCGTAGTAGGGCACTGGATCATGGGGATGGATTTAACCATTATGAGCTTACTTGGTATGTTGGCACTTATTGGTGTAGTGGTTAACGATTCACTTGTGTTGGTCGACTTTATTAATAAAAAACGCAGCGAAGGCGGCAAGATTATTGATGCTGTAAAACTTGCAGGGGCTGCACGTTTTCGCCCAGTAATGCTCACAAGTTTAACCACCTTTATTGGTTTAATGCCGTTATTATTTGAAAAAGCCACTCAGGCACAGTTTTTAATTCCAATGGCGGTAAGCCTAGGGTTTGGTATTGTGTTTGCTACATTTATTACACTTATATTAGTGCCAGTAAACTATATGCTTATGGAGCGCTTTCAAAGTTGGTTTAGATAAATAACGAAATGTGTTCTAGGACTAAGCTGTGGTTGATTAATATCAATTGCAGCTTTTTTTTTGCTAAAAATTTATAAGGTAATAAAGGGTATTTAAAACAGGGAGGTAGCAAAAAATGCAAAACAGAAAAATAAGAAAGGTGTTCCCCAAGCGTGCGGTGTCCGGCGTCAGTCCTGAAACCAGAAGGTTTCAGGGCGGAAAGCTGCGGTCTACCGTAGGCTTCTCGGTACATGCCGAGCTTGCACAATAGTAGACGAACAGAAATCCTGGTATAAAATTTATCGGCTCAGGGACTTAACCAAACTCCGGCACCCCAGGGAACAAGTTCAGTATATAAGACATAATCAATTCCTTAAACCCCAAACGCAAAAAATTGAATCGTTCGAGCAGTTTTTGCCCGCTGGTAACTCGCTATTTACTTATCGTGATACTTTTTGAGCAGGATCATACAATTAATTGGAGTTGCTTTTTATCGAGTGGTAGCATTGCCTTAACTAGCAAAGCGAAGACATAAACATGAGCGACTTACCAGATTACCAAAAAGCCCAGCTGCTTTTAGAAAAAAACGAAATTTTTGTATCACCAGCAGAAGCACACGGTGTAATTAGTGGACTACTGGCCTGCGGCTTAAGTATTGATGACAAAGAATACCTTGGCCTATTAAGCGATGTATTTAACGACGGCTTAGCGTTTAGCAAAGACCTAAAGCAATTTTTTGGCACTATTTACAAGCAAGTGGTAGAGAGCTTTAACGATGAAGCTTTTGCGTTTGATTTATTTTTACCAAGCGATGACGAAACACTCATCGATCAAGCAAACGGCCTCGTATCATGGGTAGCTGGGTTTATGCTTGGCTTTGGCTTAAAGCAAAAAGACTACGGTAAGTTATCGGCTGATGTAAAAGAAGTAATCAGCGATTTTAGCGAAATAACTCGCCTAGATACGATGTTTGACGAAACCGAAGAAGATAGCCAAGCCCTTCATGAAGTAATTGAATATGTACGTGTATCGGCACTGCTTTGCTTTGCCGAGCTAGGTAAAGAAAAAGCACCTAAAAAAACACTACATTAATTAAAAATATAACGGGTTGTTAAAGCATGGTTGAAATACAAAAGTCAGAATTTAAAGCACGTCGCGAGCGCTTACTTGCGCAAATGGATGCTAACAGTATTGCTATTATTCCTGCTGCTAGCGAAGTAACTCGCAGCCGCGATACCGAATATGCTTTTAGACAAGACAGTGACTTTTTTTACTTAACAGGCTTTAACGAACCCGATGCCGTTTTAGTGCTGTGTAACAACAGCGACACACCTAGTACGCTATTTTGCCTTGATAAAGACAAACAAGCTGAGATTTGGCATGGCCGCAGAATTGGCTTCGAAAAAGCTAAAAATGAGTACTTCTTCGACGAAACTTACGCATTAAGTGAGCTAACTGAACAATTATTAGATTTGGTTAACGGTCAGCAGATTTTATTTTATGCACAAGGCGCATACCCTCGCTTTGATACCAAAGTATTTACTTTGTTAAGTACGCTTAGAAGTGGTTCGCGAAAAGGCCTAAAAGCACCAAGTACTATAAAAGAAATACGCGGCCTGATTCATGAAATGCGTTTGTTTAAATCGCCAAGCGAAGTAAACATTATGCGTGAAGGCTGCGAAATAAGTGCTCGCGGACACATGCGGGCAATGCGTTATTCGCACCCGGGTGCTACTGAGTTTCAGCTAGAGGCTGAGCTGCATCATCATTATGCAATGAACGGTGCCCCGCACCCAGCTTACGGTACTATTGTTGGCAGTGGCGATAACGCTAATATTTTGCACTACACACAAAATAGCGATGTGTTAAAAGCAGGCGACCTAGTATTAATTGACTCAGGTTGTGAGCTACAAGGTTACGCTGCTGATATTACACGGACCTTCCCTGTAAATGGACAATTTAGTGAGCCGCAAGCCGTGCTTTATAACATTGTACTTAAAGCACAAGAGGTGGCTTTTGAAGAGGTTAAACCCGGCGGGCTTATGTCGCACGCTAATAAACGTGCAATGGAAGTAATGACTCAAGGTTTAATCGAACTCGGTATTTTAACCGGCGACTTTGACGAGCTAATGGCAACAGGGGCATGCAAAGAATATTACATGCACGGGCTTGGGCATTGGCTTGGTTTAGATGTTCACGATGTAGGTGACTACAAACAAAATAATGTTGAACGCGCATTTGAGCCAGGTATGGTTTTAACCATAGAGCCTGGGCTTTATATAAGTGAAGATTCAAACGCACCGCAGCAATATAAAGGCATTGGTATTCGTATTGAAGATAACCTACTGATCACCGAATCAGGGTACGAAAACCTAACCCTAAGCGTGCCTAAAACCATAAATGATATTGAAGCACTAATGCAAAGCGCTAAAAACGCATAAGCTTGGAGAGTAAAGTGGCTAAGCAGTTTGATGTTGTAATTATTGGTGGCGGGCTTGCCGGTGCAAGCTGTGCGCTAAGCATTGCAAAAACAAATCCTTCACTGACTATTGCGGTAGTAGAAGCAAACCAAGTAACGGGCGATTACCACCCGAGCTTTGATGACAGAAGCATAGCCCTAGCTCAGCAGTCGGTAGAGTATTTACAGCGCTTAAATTTGTTTGAAAAAAGTGCACCCTATACCGCGGCTATAAAAAAAGTCAGCGTGTCGGATCGCGGTCACTTTGGTAAAGCACATATTAATTGCGACGAGTTTGCTAAGCCCTCATTAGGTTACGTCGTTGAGGTAAACCCATTTGGCCGAGCGCTTTATCAGCGCTTAACACACGCGAGCATCTCACTTTATTGCCCCGATAGTGTAAGCACTATTAAGCAAAGCCTAAACAGTAACGAGCTTACTCTACAAAGCGGCGAGCAATTAAACACTAAGCTACTTGTTATTGCCGATGGTGCACAATCTCCAACCCGAAAATTACTTGGTTTACACTTTAACACTCAGCCCTATGAGCAAGGCGCTATTATAGCCAATGTTGAAGTAGCAGGCGGGCATAACAACCATGCGTATGAACGCTTTACCGAGCATGGGCCTATGGCGCTTTTACCAATGAGCAATAACCGTTACTCATTAGTGTGGTGTATGACAAAGCAGCAAGTTGAGCAGTATACTGCCTTAAACGAAAGCGACTTTTTAAATGCGCTACAAAGTGCATTTGGTTACCGAGCAGGGCAATTTACAAAAGTGGGCACACGCACAAGCTACCCACTGGTTTATGGGCAAGCAGAATCATTAACGGCGCATCGTACAGTAGTAATTGGTAACGCCGCACATGCTATTCACCCTATTGCAGGGCAGGGCTTTAATTTAGGCCTGCGTGATGTACAAGTACTTAGTGATTTAATAGCAACAAGTAAAAACGAGTTAGGCAGCTATGCGTTTACTCGTGAGTATTCACAAAAACGCAGTAGCGATATAAACACCGTAATGACATTAACCGATGCACTGGTTAGGCTTTTTTCAAACTCGTCACGGGTATTAGCACTTGGGCGCAGCATTGGGCTTTTCTCAATGGATTTATTTCCCGCATTAAAAGCACCCTTGGCAAAGCAGCTAATGGGGCAAGTTAAACAAGGTACACGTTTATGAAGCAAGCACAGGTTTGTATAGTGGGTGGTGGCTGCGTAGGCTTAACCCTCGCTTTAGGGCTGGCAAAAGCCAATTTAAGTGTTGTGGTGTTAGATGCCGGGCCAAAACAAGCGCCCCCAACTGATGAATACGCCTTGCGCGTAAGTGCGCTGAGCATAGCAAGCCAAACCTTGTTTGAGCAACTAAACGTGTGGCCACACATAATGGCAGAGCGAGCGTGTGCCTATACGCATATGGACGTACGCGACGCCGACAGCTTTGGTAAAATAGCCTTTACTAACGAGCAACTTGAGCTTGATCACTTAGGCCATATAGTAGAGAACGATATTATTCGTTTTGCACTTATAAAAGAGCTAGAACAACAGCCAAGTGCCACACTCATGTTTGATACGCAGTATCAACAAATACACCAAAGTGAGTCCGACGTATTTATAACCCTTAAAAGCGGCGAGCCTATTATTGCTAAGCTGCTGGTAGCGGCCGATGGCGCAAATTCGGCTATTCGTAAACAATTTAATATGGCGCTTAGCTTTAAAGATTACGACCACCACGCGCTAGTTGCTACGGTTAAAACCAAAGAGCCACACGCAAACACCGCGCGCCAAGTGTTTTTACCCACAGGGCCACTGGCATTTTTACCACTAAGTGATGCCAACACCCATTCTATTGTATGGTCTACCAGCCCTAACCATTGTGATGAGTTGTTAGCAATGGACGACAGCAGCTTCAATAAAGCCGTAATGGCTGCCATAGATGGCCAATGCGGGCTGTGTGAAGTGCAAAGTAAACGCGTAGCATTTCCACTAAAAATGCGTTACGCCCAGCAATGGGTTAACGGTAAAGTAGTGTTAATGGGCGATGCAGCTCATACCATTCACCCACTTGCAGGACTAGGTATGAACTTAGGCCTAAAAGACGCCGCTTATTTAATTGAGCTGTTAAGCAACGAAACTAAAGAGTTTGCGAGTACCCGTACACTTCGCGATTACGAGCGCACCCGCAAGCTCGACGCGCAAAAGCACATAGCCATGATGCAAG
The sequence above is drawn from the Pseudoalteromonas espejiana DSM 9414 genome and encodes:
- a CDS encoding efflux RND transporter periplasmic adaptor subunit, whose amino-acid sequence is MKTKSAKIIIPAAVIVATILIVMFIKGNPPEAKRFGSPPKATVSVSVKNIEPQNYLIFIDSYGTVKPRTQSLLVAQASGQINKVSDDFREGGFFEKGDVLLQLDDRDHQAEVKSAQAALLSAEQGLLEEKARGQQAITDWKRLGGSSKASSLVLREPQLAAAQAQVLSAQATLEKAQLDLERTKITAPYAGRVLSRNVDLGQVVSENTELATIYAIDSVEIRLPIKNKDLSFISLPEQFRDGSKNQAGSLVKFKSDLVGEQTWQGQIIRTEGAIDEGAQQLYIVAQINDPYKATANNQYPIKIGQYITAQISGKTVPNALIIPNSTIYQGSYVYVVENGLLKRKNITLAWQNATQAMIKTGLNPGDRLVVTPLGQVSSGTAVSILGETETQNMRPKGNGQGKGKRPSREQLEQKAKEQGISVEELIKKRRAAQGDKP
- a CDS encoding efflux RND transporter permease subunit: MIAWFTKNHVAANLLLITLLLTGLFSLSSQIPLEVFPSFETDRISVSVTLRGSTPEDVEQGVTIRIEEAVQDLEGIEQISSRSSEGSASVTIEVESGYDPRELLADIKSRVDAINTFPADAEKPIVALAERKREVIAVTVSSDYGEKETLEYAEQVRDDILRLPNVTQVELSGVRDYELAIEVSQDTLRQYNLTLAQISTAVAKSSSDISAGNLKTEGGDVLISSKGQAYRKDEFANIVVKNQRDGTVIRLGDIAIINDDFEETPVRTRFNGKQAAFIDVYRIGPQSAIDVADDVKNYIEDHQSSLPQGFALSYWDDDSQVVKSRIATLTSSALQGGILVLALLTLFLRPAIAFWVFIGIPVSFMGAFIAMPIFGVTLNIMSLFGFILVLGIVVDDAIVTGENVYTHLKTAESGEQAAILGTQEVATPVTFGVLTTVAAFLPLAFIEGARGALFAQIPVVVIPVLLFSLIESKFVLPAHLKYIKLRNQKTKSSKLEVLQQRFADGFESAILKYYQPILSKGLRYKLATVSLFVGVFFIILTMITSGWTKFVFFPRIPSETVRVTLTLPTGTPFEVTNKYVMDMSQKAQLLQDKYRDEDTGESVILNILASTGGRGGVSNSGSVRFEITPAESRDSDIGSRELVSEWRDLIGIIPGAESLTFRAEIGRSSDPIDVQLSGTSLDTLQKIAESVKTRLSTYPTVFDIADSMSDGKEELQIELTEQGFALGLNRVDVANQVRNSFFGSQVQRIQRGRDDVRVMVRLPIEERRSVADLQNILITTPTGGSVPLSHVATLIAGQSPSTINRIDRYRTLNVTADIEKSNTNMTALQADLTEYLDELMQQYPGVDYKLEGEAKEQRESFGSLAWALLFVFFIIYSLLAIPLKSYMQPLIVMSVIPFGMIGAVVGHWIMGMDLTIMSLLGMLALIGVVVNDSLVLVDFINKKRSEGGKIIDAVKLAGAARFRPVMLTSLTTFIGLMPLLFEKATQAQFLIPMAVSLGFGIVFATFITLILVPVNYMLMERFQSWFR
- a CDS encoding UPF0149 family protein, with translation MSDLPDYQKAQLLLEKNEIFVSPAEAHGVISGLLACGLSIDDKEYLGLLSDVFNDGLAFSKDLKQFFGTIYKQVVESFNDEAFAFDLFLPSDDETLIDQANGLVSWVAGFMLGFGLKQKDYGKLSADVKEVISDFSEITRLDTMFDETEEDSQALHEVIEYVRVSALLCFAELGKEKAPKKTLH
- the pepP gene encoding Xaa-Pro aminopeptidase, producing the protein MVEIQKSEFKARRERLLAQMDANSIAIIPAASEVTRSRDTEYAFRQDSDFFYLTGFNEPDAVLVLCNNSDTPSTLFCLDKDKQAEIWHGRRIGFEKAKNEYFFDETYALSELTEQLLDLVNGQQILFYAQGAYPRFDTKVFTLLSTLRSGSRKGLKAPSTIKEIRGLIHEMRLFKSPSEVNIMREGCEISARGHMRAMRYSHPGATEFQLEAELHHHYAMNGAPHPAYGTIVGSGDNANILHYTQNSDVLKAGDLVLIDSGCELQGYAADITRTFPVNGQFSEPQAVLYNIVLKAQEVAFEEVKPGGLMSHANKRAMEVMTQGLIELGILTGDFDELMATGACKEYYMHGLGHWLGLDVHDVGDYKQNNVERAFEPGMVLTIEPGLYISEDSNAPQQYKGIGIRIEDNLLITESGYENLTLSVPKTINDIEALMQSAKNA
- the ubiH gene encoding 2-octaprenyl-6-methoxyphenyl hydroxylase; this encodes MAKQFDVVIIGGGLAGASCALSIAKTNPSLTIAVVEANQVTGDYHPSFDDRSIALAQQSVEYLQRLNLFEKSAPYTAAIKKVSVSDRGHFGKAHINCDEFAKPSLGYVVEVNPFGRALYQRLTHASISLYCPDSVSTIKQSLNSNELTLQSGEQLNTKLLVIADGAQSPTRKLLGLHFNTQPYEQGAIIANVEVAGGHNNHAYERFTEHGPMALLPMSNNRYSLVWCMTKQQVEQYTALNESDFLNALQSAFGYRAGQFTKVGTRTSYPLVYGQAESLTAHRTVVIGNAAHAIHPIAGQGFNLGLRDVQVLSDLIATSKNELGSYAFTREYSQKRSSDINTVMTLTDALVRLFSNSSRVLALGRSIGLFSMDLFPALKAPLAKQLMGQVKQGTRL
- a CDS encoding FAD-dependent oxidoreductase; this translates as MKQAQVCIVGGGCVGLTLALGLAKANLSVVVLDAGPKQAPPTDEYALRVSALSIASQTLFEQLNVWPHIMAERACAYTHMDVRDADSFGKIAFTNEQLELDHLGHIVENDIIRFALIKELEQQPSATLMFDTQYQQIHQSESDVFITLKSGEPIIAKLLVAADGANSAIRKQFNMALSFKDYDHHALVATVKTKEPHANTARQVFLPTGPLAFLPLSDANTHSIVWSTSPNHCDELLAMDDSSFNKAVMAAIDGQCGLCEVQSKRVAFPLKMRYAQQWVNGKVVLMGDAAHTIHPLAGLGMNLGLKDAAYLIELLSNETKEFASTRTLRDYERTRKLDAQKHIAMMQGLKELFEGANPVKKLIRGVGLSLVDNLGPIKHLFAKEAIGK